GGGGCGAGGGCGGCGCGCGGCGAAGAGGTCGTTCTGGGCAGGGCGATCTTCGAGCGTGAGGAGAAGTGCGCCCTGCAGGCTCTCGACGCCGGGCACCGATGTGGCCGCGGTCAACTTCTCCAGCGTGGTCTTTCCGATGCCGCGGCGGGGGGTGTTGATCACACGCGCGGTGGCCACATCGTCACGCGGGTTGAGCGCGCAGCGCAAATACGCCAGCAGATCTTTGATCTCCTCGCGGGCGTAAAAACTTAAGCCCCCGATGATGCGGTAGGGCACGCCCCACTGGCGGAGCTGTTCTTCAAAGAGGCGCCCCTGGGCGTTGGTGCGATAGAAGATTGCGACGTCGTCGAAGTTGCCGCCCTGGCGGGCCATATCGAAGATCGTCTCGGCCACATAGGCGGCCTCCTCACGATCGTCGGCGCCGGTAAATGCCACGATGGGTTCGCCGCCCTGGCGCTCCGTCCAGAGCTTTTTGGCGTGACGGCGATCGTTGCGGGCGATGACGTCGTTGGCGGCCTCCAGGATCACAGATGTGGAGCGGTAGTTCTGCTCAAGTTTGACGCGGGCAGCGGCCTCGTTGGCGTCTTCAAAGCCTAAGATGTTGGCCACGGTGGCACCGCGCCAGCGGTAGATGGCCTGATCGTCGTCGCCGACCACCGTGAGGTTGTTGTGGGCCAGGGTCAGGTGATCGAGCAGCTCGTACTGAGCGGGGTTGGTATCCTGGAATTCGTCGACGAGCACGTGTTGCCAGCGTTGGCTGTACTGCTTTGCGAGATCGGGATGTTCGCGAAAGAGCACGAGCACACCCAGGATAAGATCTCCAAAATCAACGGCGCCGGCCTGTGTGAGGGCGCGCTGGTAGTTGGCATAGAGCTCGGCGTCGGCCTCGGCGCGGGCGTCGTGGGCGTTCTCGTGAGCCTGGGAGGGCGTCCAGCCGCGGTTTTTGCAGGCGTCGATGTAGCTCTGGAGGCGGCGCACATCGGCGCGGGCTCGCTCATCGCCGGCCTCATCGAGGATGCGGGTGATCAGCCGGCGCTGGTCGGCGTCGTCGTAGATCGAGAAGTTCCACTCCAGGCCTGCGGCCGGCGCATGGCGACGCAGGATGCGTGCGCCCAGGCTGTGGAAGGTGCTGATGGTGACCTGGCCTGCCTGACCGTGGCCGTCGAGGAGCTGGTCGACGCGCTCGCGCATCTCCTGGGCGGCCTTGTTGGTAAAGGTCATCGCCACGATCTGATGAGGGGCGACGCCCTGCTCAGCGATCAAAAAGGCGATGCGGTGGGTGAGCACGCGGGTCTTGCCGCTGCCGGCGCCGGCGAGCACCAGGAGGGGCCCGGCCGGGTGGGTGACGGCCTGGCGCTGATCGGAATTGAGGTGTTGGAGCCAGTCCTGAGTCATTGTCATCACATGCAAAAGAACTTCGGAGCTGCAAATTTGTTCCGTTGGTGTTATGACCTCTGGTCTGAGGATTGGCAAGGCGCGCGGGAATGCAACGCCGCGGCGCTTATGTTTACCCGGGGGAAAGCTCCCCACTGCAGCGCTCGCGGCGAGTTGTCGTCGGCGGACGCCCCACGTAAACTTGAGTCTGGTCGTCGACAATCACCTGCCTTCGTGGCGGGCGGTGTGCTCACGACCACGGACGCGGCGAGCGCCTTTGAGGCGACACGTGCCGCGATTTTTTTCGCCCGCAACCCCGGCCCGCTCCCCGATGGAGTGCGGCGGGGCGGGCGTGCAACCGAGGTGCCCCCCATGGCTGTCGAAGAGCTGACTGAGCGCGACGAGCTGCGAGAGTTTCTGGTCCAGGATCGACTGGCGAATGCCTACCTTCTGGGAAACCTCGATCCTTCTTATTTTCAGTTCTGCCGCTGGTACGGCTCGCGCGATGAGCGTGGCGAGATCGCCAATCTCATGCTGGTCTACCGGGGCTTGAGTCTTCCGGTGGTCTTTACCAGCGGGCGTGGCGAGGATCTGCCGGACTTTCTCAAAGCCTGCTATGAGGTGGTGCCGGAGCGCTTTCATTTTCATGTGCTTGAGACGCAGATGGCCGATCTGAATTCGACCTTCGAGGTGGGACAGGCCGAGGCGATGATTCGCATGGGGCTTGAGCGTCGGCATTTTGAGCCGGGGGTCCGCGATGAGCGTGTGGAGCGGCTCGGGCATCGCGATACTGCCCAGATCATGGCGCTTTATGAGCACTATCCGGACAACTTTTTTGAGCCCTACCAGCTGGAGACAGGGCTTTATTTCGGGATTCGCGATGAAGAGGGGGATCTGGTGAGTATTGCCGGGGTGCATGTGGTCAGTGAGGCGCATGATATCGCGGTGATCGGTAACCTGGTGACGCACTCCGGACGGCGCGGTCAGGGGTTGGCGACGGCGTGCACCGCGCGATTGCTGGAGGAACTCTTTGAACGGGTCTCCCTGGTGGCGCTCAACGTGCAGGTGGAGAACGCCCCGGCGATTCGCATGTATGAGAACTTCGGGTTTCGGGCCAATAACCGCTTCTATGAGGGGCGGTGGTCGAAAGCGGCGGAGCGAGCCGGCGCGTAAGAGGCGTCCGGAACACCGCGGTCTGGTTCATGTAAAAAGCCACCTCTCGTAATGTGAGAGGTGGCTTTTTTTGTGAACAACGCGCTTTCGAGCCGGCGGTCTATTCGAGGGCCGAAAACATGCCGGGGCGTGAGGCATGCTGGCGTCGCTCTTCGCGCTCCTGATCTTCTTTGCATTCGATGCAGAGCTCGGCCATCGGACGCGCCCGCAGGCGAGGCTTGCCGATGGGGTCGCCACATTCATCGCAGTAGCCATACTCGCCGGTGTCCAGGCGGAAGATGGCGTCGTTGACCTTGGTGAGGAGGATGCGCTCGCGGTCCTGGAGGCGGAGCTCGGTGGCGTTTCCCTGCTCGTCGGTAGACTCGTCGATGGAGTCGCGAGGCTCGCGGTCGTTGTCGCGCAGCTCGTTGCGGGTGAGGTTGTTGCTGCGTACCAGGTCCTGGCGTTGGGCCTGGAGCGCAAGGCGCATCTCTTCGAGGAACTCGTCGGAGTAGTCGTCGTTCTGGCTCATGGTGACCTCGTCGTTACGTCGTTGGGGCGGCGCGATGTGTGACGGCCGTCCAGCTCAGGCCGAATATAGGCAGCAGACCTTGCGAGCGTACTGCAAAGATGCTTCGGAGCCCAGCGACGGGTGTGGCCGAGGGAGGAAGTTGAAGCCGGCGTCGAATCATGCCACGATGCCCGCGTTTGAGGGCTGCCGTCTGCTCGGTTGTCCCGCGATGAACCTGATTTCGATGAGGGCTGGCATGCCGATGCGTGTGCTACAGATAGGACTGGTTGCGTTGGTGATGATGAGCGGCGCCTGCGCGTCGACGACGCTGGTGGAGTCGCAGCCGGCCGGGGCCACGCTGATCCTTGATGAAGAGCGCTACGCCGGTCAGACGCCGGTACAGATTCGCGATCTGCCCTGGGTATTCAGCTCACGAACCCATCAGCTCTCGATGGAGGGGTATCACCCGCGGGTGGTGGAGTTGAAGGCGACGGCCAACGCCAAGAGCTGGGTGACGTGTGTATGCACCCTGGGGATGATGTGGCCGCTGGTCTTTTTTGGTCGTTATCCCTCAGACGTGGTGGTACGGCTTAGCCCGATCGAAGCGCCGGCGCGTGCAGCGTTTACGCCGGAGCCTTCGGTTAATTTTCCGCTCTAACTCTTCTCACTGGCTTTCTCCGCCGGTACGCCGCAGCCGATGCGGCGCTTTCAGTGCGCTCGATCCTTTTGAAAAGATTGAGGGTTTCTGATAGCACTCTTCTGGCCTGTAACGGGCTCCCTCCTGCATTCTCCCTCCTGCTGCACTCCTCTTCGCAGCCCCCCTGCACGCGGAAGTTCTATGATCACGATCTCGAAGCGATTGACGTACCTGACGATTGCGCTGGCGCTTGTGGCGCTCTCACCGGCCTGCTCCGATCCCGATGGCGAAGGCCTGCTTCCCGATAGCGATGTGGAGCTTCCCGACGCAGGTGATGCGGGCGATGTCGATGCGGATGAGCCCGATGTCGAAGAGCCGGACGTGGACGATTCAGACGTAGAGCCCGATGTGGAGCCGGATACCGGTGAGGTTGGTTATTGCGACCCGCAGGGAGAGGGCTGGGAGCGCGATTCCGACCAGGACGGGCTTTCCGACTGTGAGGAGCGGGAGCTGTGCACCGATGAGTTCGATCACGACAGCGACGGCGACACGCTCAGCGACCTGGAGGAGCTGCAGCTGGGAACCGATCCCTGCTCGGGCGACAGTGACGGCGATGGGGTCAGCGATGATGAGGAGGAGTTGCTGGAGCTCGATCCTCTTAACGCGTGCACCTTCCTGCCGCAGTATTATCCCGAGCCGACAGCGTGCTCCGACGGTGATCTCTGGGTGGTCAGTGCCTGCGATGAGCCGGCCAGCGAGCCGACTGAGTTCTTTGTCAACGGGGTGGGGAACTGGGGGCTTGGGCTTCCGCCGGCCTACTCGAACTACACCAATCTGACGATCGCCGGTGCCAGCGTGGAAAACCGCCATGCCGCTGCGGTGTACGATGACCCGGCCAATGAGATTGCCGGCTTTGTGCTGGCGCAGGCCCCCGATGGCATCAGCTCGGCGGTGCAGGCGGTACAGTCCAAGCGTCAGCTCTTGAGCGGGGTGGGGAACCTCGTTCAGGAGGTGATCGGCGGGGAGTTTGATACCCATGATTATCACCGCGCAGCGGTGAGCCGTTATCTGATCCGTTCGCCTCAACTGCGCTCGGCGCGGGCGATGCGCGACGCGCTCCTGGTGGCGGCAGCGCCCTTTGGCAGCGCGGACATCAGCGGCCTTCCGGCGACCAGCGGTAATACCTACACCGACTACCGCGTCTATCTGACGACGGTGCTTCGCGATGGCCAGCTCATCACGCTGGTGGCGCTGGCGCCGGCCGAGAAATACGAGACGCAGGATAAGACGAAGTTCCGCATGGATGACTTGACCAATACCACCGCGTTGGCCACGGCGACGGCGGCCGATGTGCTGCGTTGCACGCGTTTTCCGCCAGCTGACGAAATCCCGCAGGTGGAGTTTCTGTGGGTGCTCGACCAGTCGGGCTCGATGAGTGATGACTTCGATCGCGTGCGGGACGTGGCCGAGGGCTTCTTTGCGGAGCTTCGCAACACGCCGCTCGATTACCGCCTGGGTGTGACCAACATGTGGGATGGTGGCGAAGGCAAGTTGCGCAGCCCTCCGGCATGGCACCGC
This DNA window, taken from Lujinxingia sediminis, encodes the following:
- a CDS encoding ATP-dependent helicase, which codes for MTQDWLQHLNSDQRQAVTHPAGPLLVLAGAGSGKTRVLTHRIAFLIAEQGVAPHQIVAMTFTNKAAQEMRERVDQLLDGHGQAGQVTISTFHSLGARILRRHAPAAGLEWNFSIYDDADQRRLITRILDEAGDERARADVRRLQSYIDACKNRGWTPSQAHENAHDARAEADAELYANYQRALTQAGAVDFGDLILGVLVLFREHPDLAKQYSQRWQHVLVDEFQDTNPAQYELLDHLTLAHNNLTVVGDDDQAIYRWRGATVANILGFEDANEAAARVKLEQNYRSTSVILEAANDVIARNDRRHAKKLWTERQGGEPIVAFTGADDREEAAYVAETIFDMARQGGNFDDVAIFYRTNAQGRLFEEQLRQWGVPYRIIGGLSFYAREEIKDLLAYLRCALNPRDDVATARVINTPRRGIGKTTLEKLTAATSVPGVESLQGALLLTLEDRPAQNDLFAARRPRPSNPTERLLIETVEELSGVSRRGIDEFWKILEATRDDLLHYEELTPVLERLIERISYFEHLERTDSESAEDRTRNVGELLSAIEEFEQDPNSEALIASVQEAMPDDLDDLLTTAPASLRLRAFLDRSALVQSTDGDNGPGQAVTMMTIHGSKGLEFPTVFVAGLEEETFPSLRDPGDSEELAEERRLAYVAITRAEDRLYMTNARRRRVYGQFKDTEPSRFLLDIDPSRLIIDPRSAAKELDYARDRRKRLGAPHGEFPEPQMPSQGGALYDFNQAPSSDEHLAQDTPDWESNFSQSPQEWDVTHTPAGDDQLIGVTVSHSRFGIGEVVSVSGSGDKARLTVDFPAVGQQTVIRKFLKVLG
- a CDS encoding GNAT family N-acetyltransferase; translated protein: MAVEELTERDELREFLVQDRLANAYLLGNLDPSYFQFCRWYGSRDERGEIANLMLVYRGLSLPVVFTSGRGEDLPDFLKACYEVVPERFHFHVLETQMADLNSTFEVGQAEAMIRMGLERRHFEPGVRDERVERLGHRDTAQIMALYEHYPDNFFEPYQLETGLYFGIRDEEGDLVSIAGVHVVSEAHDIAVIGNLVTHSGRRGQGLATACTARLLEELFERVSLVALNVQVENAPAIRMYENFGFRANNRFYEGRWSKAAERAGA
- a CDS encoding TraR/DksA family transcriptional regulator, translated to MSQNDDYSDEFLEEMRLALQAQRQDLVRSNNLTRNELRDNDREPRDSIDESTDEQGNATELRLQDRERILLTKVNDAIFRLDTGEYGYCDECGDPIGKPRLRARPMAELCIECKEDQEREERRQHASRPGMFSALE
- a CDS encoding PEGA domain-containing protein gives rise to the protein MPMRVLQIGLVALVMMSGACASTTLVESQPAGATLILDEERYAGQTPVQIRDLPWVFSSRTHQLSMEGYHPRVVELKATANAKSWVTCVCTLGMMWPLVFFGRYPSDVVVRLSPIEAPARAAFTPEPSVNFPL
- a CDS encoding VWA domain-containing protein, which encodes MITISKRLTYLTIALALVALSPACSDPDGEGLLPDSDVELPDAGDAGDVDADEPDVEEPDVDDSDVEPDVEPDTGEVGYCDPQGEGWERDSDQDGLSDCEERELCTDEFDHDSDGDTLSDLEELQLGTDPCSGDSDGDGVSDDEEELLELDPLNACTFLPQYYPEPTACSDGDLWVVSACDEPASEPTEFFVNGVGNWGLGLPPAYSNYTNLTIAGASVENRHAAAVYDDPANEIAGFVLAQAPDGISSAVQAVQSKRQLLSGVGNLVQEVIGGEFDTHDYHRAAVSRYLIRSPQLRSARAMRDALLVAAAPFGSADISGLPATSGNTYTDYRVYLTTVLRDGQLITLVALAPAEKYETQDKTKFRMDDLTNTTALATATAADVLRCTRFPPADEIPQVEFLWVLDQSGSMSDDFDRVRDVAEGFFAELRNTPLDYRLGVTNMWDGGEGKLRSPPAWHRDQASFLNEIEEWVVDCQGCSGSFGGSEYGIQNARGALEYMSSNLAPAEERIRPNAEVVTVLMSDEEAETFQRTSLGSPQGQALLSDFIGYFTGRTTIFSIVTNAGEAYRQVATATGGNYYSLESPNIEESINDIIIAATGQAANYVLSDVPLSSSLRVFKDGQWVPRSRINGFDYFAATNSIAFFGDFRPSDDDPEDAPINYVSVSYRHFQVNTKPGSAGAQ